The following DNA comes from Populus trichocarpa isolate Nisqually-1 chromosome 19, P.trichocarpa_v4.1, whole genome shotgun sequence.
tgactgaaaaatcaaatgaattagCATTGAGGggtaaaatgatcttttcatgaatttaatttcttattttttatttgtttggtggcaacaatatttttttattttattttttaataacattaaaattattgtattaaccttaaaaagttaaaaataaaaacctttggTCAGGAGCTTTATAGGAATTTTATTTCCAAATGAACAGTGTAATGACTCCATTGGCCTTACCATCCAAATTTTTTAGTCTCGACTTCGCGGGCTTGGTTATaatttcataatgattttttttgttattattgtttagtcCTAAgggcattttagtttttttacaaataaaataaaaagaaaaaagaaaaagttgttgACGCATGCCAAGCACGTATCAGTCATTTCGCCGCCTTCAGGCAGTGTGTACGGTTGACTATGGTGGTTTTAGTTGTGCTTCCACCACATCATTTTATTTGTCTCGGCGTCCTCTTCCTCCCTAGATGATGCGTGTATGTTGATTCAAACTAGTTTGGCGTagatttgttgttctttttcctcttattttttctctcattcacCTCGATTTGTGTGTTTTCCCTTGTAAAAATCACAACAatccttcaatttctttcccCTTTAGATTTAGTCCCTCTTATCTTGATTGCaatttttgaacttgaaaacattatttcaatttgaaaattattttcaatttcattcttttttaatgttttcatctttgatatatatttggtccccattatttttattgctattttttttaattttagatgatttataaatttttttttttgtgatttcatcctctttttttttccatcgagtttgattattattcttttaattgcgaATTTTatgctttgacaagttttttagattgattttgttttcaattttatcttttaacattaaattagttaggGACTTCGTAggttgcaatattttttttacaattttatccttcaatattaaatgtaGTTTTACtagagtcatttttttttatcatttttttaattctatgtttttataattttcttttggcCTTCAGTACTTGATTCATTATAATTTGGCTTTCTAATATGTTTCGGTATAGATTCCATGGTTTTATCACTTTCAATATCGCGGGTTTCGCAGGTTAGCCATGGTTGACCCAAGTCAATTCGATGTGTcaacatctcaatattttttttagaaaaatatttcttcCAACATGTCAccaattaagtattttaaaagtgtttcgGCTAGCATGCATCGAGTTTTTtactttctaatatttttacaatttttttaatgtcaaaaactGACTCGTTGCGTAGCGCGAGTTAAAAAAACTAGTCAATTCCTGTTGAGATAAGTTCAAATTTTATGAACTCATGGTTTGAACTTGTGATTCACATCAAGAATTTATGATAAACTATGCAAGTTGTTCTTTAACTTGATGAATTGAGAGAGGAAGATGAGGATGAATGCTCTTTGCCAAaaattcatttcctttcctttacttaccATAACTTTGAGCCTATCTTGCTAGAAATTTGCCAAGCAATGTAATGAAAGAAATTCAAGATGGGACTCAGCCAAACAGCATGTCCTATAAGCACAgcttttctagtttcttttcttatcttaAATTCTTGCGTGCCATTGTAGCAGGGATAGTAATCTCCTGCTTTGTTTTcctttgaaaaacaaaccatTACTCTTTTGCAATAATCCAACTAGTACCAAGTATATATAGGCTTCAATATTGCTAGCTTTACCGTACTCTTCTTTTCACTTCCAGTTCTGTTTTCACTTACCTACCACTCAACAAGATCTCCATCTTGTTACCCATTGAATAGAAGAGAAAGGAGGGATAGTTTTGGGACTAGACAACCAACTTCTTTTCACTTCTGCCACCAATGTTACTAATTTGAAAAGCTTAAAGAATAAAAGGTAGATTAATAATAggaatgataatttaatttgaatataatgGATACCAATCTAAACTACCTGAATGAGTGGTTTCTTTTGGATAGTTATTTTACCTAATGGATAATGAATAATATATAGATAATCTCAAACTCGACCCGAAACTCAAAACCCGACCTAAACCTAACCCACCCGATCCAAACCTAACATGGGATAcatatttgtattatataaatatacatgtagaatttattttttcttgaatccaATACAAACACACTCacacttcaaatatatattttctattttatttttgattgaataataaatgataGTTGGACAATGAATACTCATATGGATAATTGAAACTTAATGGATATGGTgcgaaaatttaaatttcttactCGATGAGTAATGAGTAGGGTATTAATATAGAAAACCTGACCCGTAAATGCCCACCATCATCCATAATTTTAATTGTAGCATGTGAGTAAAAACATTGTTCATTGGAACAATGTTTTAATGATTCAACCCCTCACACCATAAACATTAACACCAGTTATGGGGGCattaaattcttttcaaaagatCCATTAATCACTACTAAATTGAATAGGgacaaacaagttttttttctctcattttaatTGTATAGtgaaaagatcaaaatacccttagaagtaaaaaaaaattaaaactaacgTCAGAgggcatttttatatttttcataatggtTTTGTAGTTATTATCATGTTAACTGAGGGGAAATTCAATATTTGACCACatatagaaaattaaacaaaaacaaaaagcattGTGAAATGACCAAAATGTCATTAGAagccaaacaattaaaaatggcTTTAAgggctttttcatctttttacaatagttttttttttgttattatcatgtcAGTTGAGGGAAAACTTgatatttaaccaaatataaaaaaataaatagagaaaaaaaaaggttgaggCGTATGTGGCACACTCTTCGGCGCGTGAAAAGTGTTCATGCTCTATGGGCGGTACGTGCAACGCCTCCTGACATTCAAAAATATCTTTCCACCATGTCATTGGAAATGCcactgtttttattttctgataCAGGGTGTGTTGGTGGTAGTGATCGGTTTCTCGTTGGTGCACCTTTTTcccctttattttctttctcctcccaTAAAATTACAACTTAGCTCTCTTTATTGTTGGCATTTCAACTCCAATACTTAGTCTTTTGAttcataattattgtttttggtctttatgtagaagttttatttgtttccaATTCCATCTTTAAATCTCAatttaccatattttttttttcaatttggtcatcattcttttgatttttgttttttgccttttgttgaattgatttatcttttcaatttcacccttcaattattttttatttatttctattttgatcctcattcttttgattattttttttatctttttattcaattattttttcttttcaatctcattcttcaataaaaaataaaatttattttgtattttaattttgattctcattcttttaattgattttttttatccttttgtgtaattgatattcttttttcaagttaatcCTTCAACAGTTAATTGGTTGGGATTTGGGCTTCATAATGTTTCTAGATCCGGTCTAATACCCCGAGCCATAAATTTCaaaagttaactcgggttaacattgtgttttttttttttttacttattttctttttagctttgtgatatttttatgtttttttttcattaagaatcatgatctcatgacttaAATCGTgaatttaacgggttaactcgggttagcTCGTCTCTTATTCCACGAGTTAAATGCGAGAAGTGATCAACCTATTAAATGCGATATATAATTTAATCTGaacaatatctattttaatgatGGAAATAATCGTTTGATTGCTCTAATCCACCAATAGGTATGCATGCAATTTGACGTATTTGTTGATAAATTCCCATTGATCCTTAGACACCTTCATAGTGTTTTATATACGAGGAACCTTATGGCCTAACTTTAGAAACCTATACAATTTTATCAGATATAAGCCCtgctaaaaatcaaatttattgaacTTGTGATATACATACTCCCCTATATTAAACCAAAAATGCAGATAAGTTAATCAACACGAATTTAATCAACAAGAAATCTTTTTGTGCCACGTTTTTGTCACTAGCACGTAGGCCATATAATGGAGGGTAATTGTTTTTCCTCCTCTAGTTGTAAATTCATTTTGACCAAGAAGCATATAGAAGAATCCGCACAATCCTCCTGTCCATGTAGTTCTTCAAGCCCTTCACACCCCTGTGGACCATGTATGCTTGCCTATCTTCCTCGCTCTTTACAATCCTTTCACACCCTCTTATCTTCTTTACCGGCAAGGCTATCTGGACAAAACAAGAGCTTGTTTTTATTGTATGAATAACAATGAATGTATCAGAAACTGATCTCAAGTTAGTGTGCCAAGGAATTATTAGTGAGAGATCAAGAGGGATTTTTTATGGTGACAATCCACTTGACCATTCAACTCCAACGGTTTTGGCACAACTCAGCTTATCTTCTTTACTCAGTGCCTTGACACAATACATTCTCACCCCACTTGGTGAAAGTGCTTTCATTTCAATGCTGCTGGtaaagtctctttttttttcctacaaaaAAGAGTCTAAAACCCTTCCTCTAGTAATGTGGTTTCTTCAGGTATATAACTCACTTTATGTCTTTGATATGATCAGGTAGGATTCGCCCTGGGACCAACTCTCTGGGGTGATAATAATCCCTTCTTGTCAAAAGTGTATTCAGCGAAAAGTATCAATGTCAGTTCAACATTTGCCTTCTTTGGATGCATTCTTTATCTATTTTTGCTTGGAATAAAATTGGACCTGGGAATGGTAAAGAGAGCAGGAAGGAAAACCGTGGTTATAGGCTTCTTTACTTTCATTTTTCCGATAACATTGAACTTAATCGTGGctgaaattttaaccacaaATATGGAAATGGAACCATATCTACATGATTGTGTTCCTTACATTGCAGTTTTTCAATCTGTTACCACCTTTCATGTCATTGTCTGCCTCGTCGCTGATTTGAAGCTCATAAATTCGGAGCTTGGCCAGTTAGCAATATCTTCATCAATGATCAGTGGCACTTGTAGTTGGTccctgactttttttttcttactcatAGATCGAGATGAAACTCATGATTTGATTGCATTGATTTTAATCTTTGCAATATTGCTGGTGATAATCATATTCTTTCTATTAAGGCCCTTAATGACTTGGATGACTGGGAAAACATCAGAAGGAAAACAGGTCAAAGAGACGTATGTTATCTCTATCTTTATCATGCTGTTAGGATGTGCATTCCTGAGTGAAGTTTTTGGGCACCATGTGTTATTTGGGGCTGTTGCTTTGGGCATGGCAGTGCCACATGGTCCACCATTAGGATCAGCACTAGTCAACAAGATTGAATCAtttgtttcttccattctcctgcCGAGCTATTTTGTGTTCAGTGTCGCTGGTGTTAACATACTTTCTATACATTCGAAAACAGTTACTGTTGTCAGTATATTTGGTGTAAGCAGCTTCATTGGGAAACTTTTAGGTGGCATGTTGCCTGCACTCTACTTCAACATACCTCCAGTTGAAGCATTTTCATTAGGCCTTGTAATGAGTTGTCAAGGCGTTTCGGATGTCCTGCTCATGCAGCACGGCAAATTCCTCTCCGTAATGACCTTATTCTCATCTTACCCTATTCTACTACTGAATTTTATGCATATGCGCGCATTCCCTTACTTCTTATCAATGTCTGCCTCATATTGTgcataaaataacatgtttctGCTTTACTTGTTGCAGCTTCTTGACACTCAAATATATAGTATCATGGTCATCAACATGCTTTTTTTGTCAGGGACCTTCACACCGATAATCAAATTACTCTACGATCCATCCAAAAAGTATGCATCCTGCAAAAAAAGAACGATCCAACATACTAGTCTCCACATGGAGTTCCGCATTCTGGCCTGCATATATCACCAAGATTCCACCCCTTGTATCATTGGACTTCTTGAATTAACCAATCCAACAGCCAAGACTCCCATGTGCTGTTATGTAGTCCACCTGCTCCAGCTCACGGGCAGTTTAATCCCACTCCTTGTGCATCATGAGCCTGGGAAAAGTGCGAAATTCCATGCTAAGTATTCTAGTCATATCATCAATGCCTTCAGATTATACGAGCAAGAGTGCAATGGTAATGTTGTTGTCAACTTATTCACATCCATATCGCCTTTTTCCACCATACACGAAGAAGTTTGTAGGCTTGCTGCAGAGAAGAGCACATCCTTGGTGATCATCCCATTTCACAAGCAATGGAGACTTCACGGGATAGAAAACATTGCAGAAGCCAGGTCTGTTAATCGTCACATTCTGGAGAAGGCTCCATGCTCCGTAGGGATCTTGGTCAATCGAGGCACCTCAAGTGGCTCCAAAAACAATAACTTATACGACATCGGAATCTTTTTTGCTCATGGAAGTGATGATAGAGAAGCATTAGCATACGGTTTGCGAATGGCTAAACACTCTAAAGTTGCTCTCACCGTGATCCATTTGATCGATCTAGCCAGAACAAGCCAGGATTTTCATGAGATGGAGCTTGACAGTGACATTATCACCGAATACAAGATCCAATCCGCAGGAAAAAGGCAACATTCGTACAGACAGGAATCCGTAAACGATTGCGTAGAATTGATTAGGCTGATTACCTCTGTCGAAAATTCATTTGATCTAATTTTGGTGGGCAGATCCTATGGCAGCTGCTCACCATTGTTTGAGGGACTTACCGAATGGAGTGAGTTCCCAGAGCTGGGATTCATGGGAGACATGCTAACATCATCAGATTCCCAGTGTCAGGTTTCTGTGCTTGTGGTGCAACAACAAATTTCTAGAGCTTAAGACAGGATTAATAGTGTAAAAAACCTGTTGGAAGGTTCAGCAGAAACTGTAAAACTAATTGGTGATTCTAACAAATGGAGGAATGCCATAGCTAGAAAATATAGATAAAGAGGGAACATGAGTTCATATTTCAAGCTAAAGGAACATTTTGTTTtggaaagaaatttaattgttGTTGTATATTTGCTAAATATGAACTAGGAATTAATATtcagtatcaaatttgatattaggttctttcattttcctttcaatGTGAGTTGTTCTTTCAGGAGTTATGTTGCTACTTGCTAGCAATCAGGAATACCCGATTTATGCTCCAACCTCGtgtacttttaaataaaattattaaacccagcTTCACATATGACCCACCTCTAGGTTGAGGTCCGGATTGTATAGAATAATTATAGTTGAAATTTTATTCAACATGatgttattttgagaaaaataaagtaaaattccaGATTAGGTTACACAGATCATAGATTGACCCATCATATAACTTGAGTTTAATTagattaactcttttttttttttttaagtaaactTGAATCAGGTTTTAGATTCACTTGTCAGAATAGAttgggtttaattaataatgttttttttttaaatatatttaaatatcacgAAATAAATTGGATGTCATTGCTTAACTCTGGTTTATTGTTGATTTCACTGAAAAGATTGGAGTTGCACTAAGCAATTAAATTCAAACTCAAGAAATAACTTTggataataaaatattcatgaaaatgGGAGTGGAATAATTCAGTGTATGATATATCGAACAAAAGTCAATTAAGGCTAGTAGGCctaaacatatataatatattgttttgtcTTATGTTTATGGAGAGTGGGAATAGGGAATCCATGTGAGGATTGAGTTATTCGATGTAACATCTTAGGGGATTTGCcagcttttttttccctttatttttatgtgGCTTGGAGTTGTCACTGTTTGAGTTCTTCTGGATTCATATGCAATGACTATTATTAATACTAGGAGTTGGAGTTTATGTTCTTCCATCTAACGAACTTAATATTGTTTCTCTTTCttacaatatttgaaaaaaaaagaattcatggaAATTTACAATTTAAGTATTTATTATAAAACTCATTATAAGTAATGACTTAAGTTACAAGTTGAGTAAATTAActtaatcaattcaaaataatattgttttaagatattttaaaaaaaattaaaatgatttttttaattcttttttaaaatcaaattagattttatttaaattttaattggatcAATGTAATGACATGTCAACCTGCTGAACTAAGCCGGGTTTAATAGttaatcatttaaatattataagtgaatatatataattaagttatcTCTTAATTTGTAGAATTAAGTAGAAGAAAGGCACCACAAATAGAAAGCATCTTATTCTTAagttgatcaaaattaaaactttaatatattCAAACATGAATTTTCTAATAGATGTCCCAAGAAAAATTGCTGCTTATACAATCTCATAGCATCTTAACGATGGAATCTTTATTATATTCCATCCCATCAATAAATTGATTCTCTATTAACTTGTTTGAAAATAATGGAATTAATTACTCTGTAAATTAATTATCgacttgaaatataaatattaaattcatatatagTAAACTTGTCTTCTCCTTTACAAATGGATGCCCGATTGTACAGTAACTTAGAAACAAGTGTACGTAAGAGCTGGAGCTGGTAATTAATCATTATGCTTGAGATGCAATCTACTGGCTTCTTAGAAATTGTTGTCTAATATTCCCTCTATTGGCTGGCTTAAATGCCTTACATTAGCCAACACATTTTGACTCCAGCAAAATCATAGTTTATTCATAGATATGGTGATGGTCTCCACTACAGCGTGCATCAATGCAATTAAGGCCCTTGAATCTTCCTTGATAAATGCTATATTAGCTGTAAGATTATTGAAGTCAATTGTATGACACGTACAATAGGACAAAAACTAAGTTGAAACTAAACATCTAGCTATATGTTAATCATTGAAGTGGCCGTGACATTTCATGTTAATCTTTGAGGAAGTGCCCATAACCTTAAACATGTTGACATTGAGCCATACCAAAGCTGTTAAACAAGATTAATGCATAATTAAAGGTGTTTTGGATGGATAAGTTATAAGAAAAGAATCATGACAAGCATATATAGTAGTTGATTATAACATGATCGATGGAGTATATCTAAATTATAGTAATTCCTTGagaaattgaataaatgttGTGTGTGTAGATCATCTATAACTTGCTTAGATTTGTCATTTGTGATCTATAAGAAATCAATTTGAGCAATGGATTTTAACTCCT
Coding sequences within:
- the LOC7458843 gene encoding cation/H(+) antiporter 15; translation: MNVSETDLKLVCQGIISERSRGIFYGDNPLDHSTPTVLAQLSLSSLLSALTQYILTPLGESAFISMLLVGFALGPTLWGDNNPFLSKVYSAKSINVSSTFAFFGCILYLFLLGIKLDLGMVKRAGRKTVVIGFFTFIFPITLNLIVAEILTTNMEMEPYLHDCVPYIAVFQSVTTFHVIVCLVADLKLINSELGQLAISSSMISGTCSWSLTFFFLLIDRDETHDLIALILIFAILLVIIIFFLLRPLMTWMTGKTSEGKQVKETYVISIFIMLLGCAFLSEVFGHHVLFGAVALGMAVPHGPPLGSALVNKIESFVSSILLPSYFVFSVAGVNILSIHSKTVTVVSIFGVSSFIGKLLGGMLPALYFNIPPVEAFSLGLVMSCQGVSDVLLMQHGKFLSLLDTQIYSIMVINMLFLSGTFTPIIKLLYDPSKKYASCKKRTIQHTSLHMEFRILACIYHQDSTPCIIGLLELTNPTAKTPMCCYVVHLLQLTGSLIPLLVHHEPGKSAKFHAKYSSHIINAFRLYEQECNGNVVVNLFTSISPFSTIHEEVCRLAAEKSTSLVIIPFHKQWRLHGIENIAEARSVNRHILEKAPCSVGILVNRGTSSGSKNNNLYDIGIFFAHGSDDREALAYGLRMAKHSKVALTVIHLIDLARTSQDFHEMELDSDIITEYKIQSAGKRQHSYRQESVNDCVELIRLITSVENSFDLILVGRSYGSCSPLFEGLTEWSEFPELGFMGDMLTSSDSQCQVSVLVVQQQISRA